From one Bacilli bacterium PM5-9 genomic stretch:
- a CDS encoding IS30 family transposase (product_source=COG2826; cath_funfam=3.30.420.10; cog=COG2826; superfamily=53098) yields the protein KILVKSITTDNGLEFKALGIAAKRLGVKLYKCDPYCSFQRGSNERMNAIVRRFIPKGKSLYQVEQQYLEDIMFKINEMPRKIFDFKTPHEVEFNKMISGAVEIT from the coding sequence AAGATTTTAGTAAAATCAATTACAACAGACAATGGTTTAGAATTTAAAGCATTGGGAATAGCTGCAAAAAGATTAGGAGTTAAATTGTATAAGTGCGATCCATATTGTTCATTTCAAAGAGGAAGTAATGAAAGAATGAACGCAATAGTGAGAAGATTTATCCCTAAAGGAAAATCATTATATCAAGTAGAACAACAATATCTTGAAGATATAATGTTTAAAATTAATGAAATGCCAAGAAAAATATTTGACTTTAAAACACCACATGAGGTAGAATTTAATAAAATGATAAGTGGTGCGGTTGAGATTACATAA